One Oryza sativa Japonica Group chromosome 8, ASM3414082v1 DNA window includes the following coding sequences:
- the LOC4345275 gene encoding B3 domain-containing protein Os08g0324300 isoform X1 produces the protein MGTSCERCRRRDEQDYRNLDDSQKHFLLTMMGDFQHEMIIPKEFVQRLKGDIPGEIQLETRNRNSHTVRVDKTQEKVIFTEGWAQFVKTFDLQMGDSMMFRFNGNSQFDVIIVDQIGREKACSAVVDDSQNPNVQERRVDATETLNSSRAHSQPMPMQSTTETVNHSHARPCPMHTAVDCMPLSHAHPQPMPMQFPTETVNHCHAPTGPMEMPLENVALSHAHARPLQMQSQPTDRLTQVQRGYSLSSKDQDCRVGVIPDPIIGQKTILSRVQVNVVKRKIQNIGSQIPIFVSVIGKNNASGRISSLSIANRYVDNYLQDEKTIRLSRLGDKWNIRLSDSSGNRRMVGGCRKFAEDNDVGVGDICLFELLKNHKCTMKVHIIRAKDIC, from the exons ATGGGCACATCGTGCGAAAGATGCAGACGGCGCGATGAGCAGGACTACAGGAATTTGGATGATTCCCAAAAACACTTCTTGCTAACTATGATGGGTGATTTTCAACATGAGATG ATCATTCCAAAAGAATTTGTGCAGCGTTTAAAGGGTGACATCCCTGGAGAAATCCAACTGGAAACACGTAACAGAAACAGTCACACTGTTAGAGTTGACAAGACCCAAGAAAAGGTTATCTTTACAGAGGGATGGGCACAATTCGTCAAAACCTTTGATCTGCAGATGGGTGACTCCATGATGTTCAGATTCAATGGAAATTCTCAGTTTGATGTCATTATAGTTGATCAAATTGGCCGCGAGAAAGCATGTTCTGCTGTTGTGGATGATTCTCAGAATCCTAATGTGCAAGAAAGGCGTGTAGATGCTACTGAAACATTGAACAGTTCGCGCGCTCATTCTCAGCCCATGCCAATGCAGTCAACTACTGAAACTGTGAACCATTCACATGCTCGTCCTTGTCCCATGCATACTGCTGTTGATTGCATGCCCCTTTCTCATGCTCATCCTCAACCCATGCCGATGCAATTCCCTACCGAAACTGTGAACCATTGTCATGCTCCTACTGGTCCCATGGAAATGCCACTTGAAAACGTTGCCCTTTCTCATGCTCATGCTAGGCCCTTGCAAATGCAGTCACAACCAACGGATAGATTGACACAGGTGCAAAGAG GATATTCTTTGTCCTCTAAAGATCAGGATTGCAGAGTAGGTGTTATACCTGATCCCATCATCGGGCAAAAGACCATACTAAGTCGAGTTCAGGTGAATGTGGTGAAGCGCAAGATCCAAAATATTGGTTCTCAAATTCCAATCTTTGTATCTGTCATTGGAAAGAACAACGCCTCTGGAAGAATATCCTCTCTA AGTATCGCCAACCGATATGTTGATAATTACCTTCAAGACGAGAAAACTATCCGTCTTTCGCGTCTTGGGGACAAGTGGAACATCAGGCTTTCTGATTCGAGTGGTAACAGAAGGATGGTTGGTGGATGCCGAAAGTTTGCGGAAGACAATGATGTTGGAGTGGGTGATATCTGCCTGTTCGAGCTGTTGAAGAATCATAAATGCACAATGAAAGTTCATATCATCAGGGCAAAGGATATCTGTTAA
- the LOC4345274 gene encoding NDR1/HIN1-like protein 6, which yields MAYDGGSGPSKPPPPPRYVMLTEEYGSSSLATVPPGASRNMPRHRITDGGSLRGCLCWCCCFLLLLVVAVAATSAYLLYACRPKAPSYSVSDMSVARFDVSSSDLTVYAKLVASVRAENPNDMVGIGYGAGSRAAVSYRGTTLCSGRLPAFYQGHRNTTVVRVAMEGRHGFGPGLQGALEESEEAGNVPLDVYVSAPVTLRLGDVDLREVTVNVHCALVVDGLSPKKKPAIKSAEYRVNVEF from the coding sequence atggcGTACGACGGGGGCTCGGGGCCGTCcaagcctccgccgccgccgcggtacGTGATGCTCACGGAGGAGTACGGCTCCAGCTCGCTGGCCACGGTCCCGCCTGGCGCCAGCCGCAACATGCCCCGGCACCGCATCACGGACGGTGGCAGCCTGCGCGGCTGcctctgctggtgctgctgcttcctcctcctcctcgtcgtggcggtggcggcgacgtcggcgtaCCTCCTGTACGCGTGCAGGCCCAAGGCCCCGTCCTACTCCGTGTCCGACATGTCCGTGGCGCGGTTCGACGTGAGCTCCTCCGACCTCACCGTGTACGCCAAGCTGGTGGCGTCCGTCCGCGCGGAGAACCCCAACGACATGGTCGGGATCGGCTACGGCGCCGGGTCGCGGGCGGCGGTGTCGTACCGCGGCACGACGCTGTGCTCGGGGCGGCTGCCGGCGTTCTACCAGGGCCACCGGAACACGACGGTGGTGAGGGTGGCCATGGAGGGGCGGCACGGCTTCGGGCCGgggctgcagggcgcgctggaggAGAGCGAGGAGGCCGGCAACGTGCCGCTCGACGTGTACGTCAGCGCGCCGGTGACGCTCCGGCTGGGCGACGTCGACCTCCGGGAGGTGACGGTCAACGTGCACTGCGCGCTCGTCGTCGACGGCCTCTCGCCCAAGAAGAAGCCCGCTATCAAGTCCGCCGAATACAGGGTCAACGTAGAGTTTTAA
- the LOC4345272 gene encoding cation-chloride cotransporter 1 — MENGEIEGAADDGVPVPAPPNGRRYRPVGSSDRAVIQMTSMEPGSSSSTAVAAVSGITPQPPRNLTVDPSMQEDHTVSQGDSKLELFGFDSLVNILGLKSMTGEQIQAPSSPRDGEDVAITIGRPKETGPKFGTMMGVFVPCLQNILGIIYYIRFTWIVGMAGVWQSLVLVSFCGACTFLTGISLSAIATNGAMKGGGPYYLIGRALGPEVGVSIGLCFFLGNAVAGSMYVLGAVETFLDAVPSAGFFKESVTVVNNTLVNGTATASTATISTPSLHDLQVYGVIVTILLCFIVFGGVKIINKVAPAFLIPVLFSLLCIYLGVFIAPRHNAPKGITGLSITTFKDNWGSEYQRTNNAGVPDPNGSIYWDFNALVGLFFPAVTGIMAGSNRSASLKDTQRSIPIGTLSATLTTTAMYLFSVLLFGALATREELLTDRLLTATVAWPAPAVIYIGIILSTLGAALQSLTGAPRLLAAIANDDILPVLNYFKVSEGAEPHSATLFTAFICICCVVIGNLDLITPTITMFFLLCYAGVNLSCFLLDLLDAPSWRPRWKFHHWSLSLVGALLCVVIMFLISWSFTVVSLALASLIYYYVSLKGKAGDWGDGFKSAYFQLALRSLRSLGANQVHPKNWYPIPLIFCRPWGKLPENVPCHPKLADFANCMKKKGRGMSIFVSIIDGDYHELAEDAKTACRQLDTYIEYKRCEGVAEIIVAPSMSEGFRSIVQTMGLGNLKPNIIVMRYPEIWRRENLIQIPSTFVSIINDCIIANKAVVIVKGLDEWPNEYQRQYGTIDLYWIVRDGGLMLLLSQLLLTKETFESCKIQVFCIAEEDTDAEELKADVKKFLYDLRMHAEVIVVTMKSWEPHMESSSSGAPQDDSQEAYTSAQRRISTYLSEMKETAQREGHPLMEDGKQVVVNEQKIEKFLYTMFKLNSTILRYSRMAAVVLVSLPPPPLNHPAYFYMEYMDLLVENVPRMLIVRGYRRDVVTFFT, encoded by the exons ATGGAGAACGGGGAGATCGAGGGGGCAGCGGACGACGGGGTGCCGGTGCCCGCGCCGCCCAACGGCAGGAGGTATCGCCCCGTCGGCTCCAGCGATCGCGCCGTCATCCAGATGACCTCCATGGAgcccggctcctcctcctctaccgCTGTGGCAGCCGTCAGTGGCATCACGCCCCAGCCACCAAG GAATCTAACGGTGGATCCAAGCATGCAAGAAGATCACACTGTTTCACAAGGGGATTCAAAGCTTGAGCTTTTTGGTTTTGACTCTCTTGTAAATATTTTGGGCCTCAAGAG CATGACAGGAGAACAGATTCAGGCCCCTTCCAGTCCTAGGGACGGTGAGGATGTTGCAATTACGATTGGACGCCCAAAG GAAACTGGACCCAAGTTTGGTACCATGATGGGTGTCTTTGTCCCATGCTTGCAGAATATATTGGGAATCATTTATTATATCCGTTTTACATG GATTGTAGGTATGGCAGGTGTATGGCAGTCGCTTGTTTTAGTCTCGTTCTGTGGTGCATGCACATTTTTAACTGGAATATCATTAAGTGCCATTGCAACGAATGGAGCAATGAAG GGTGGTGGGCCATACTATCTCATTGGGCGTGCGCTTGGTCCTGAAGTTGGAGTTAGCATTGGACTATGCTTCTTCCTTGGAAATGCAGTTGCTGGATCCAT GTATGTGCTAGGAGCTGTAGAAACCTTTTTGGATGCAGTTCCTTCTGCTGGTTTTTTTAAAG AGAGTGTCACAGTAGTCAATAATACATTAGTAAATGGCACTGCAACAGCTAGCACAGCAACTATATCAACACCCAGCTTGCATGACCTTCAAGTATATGGTGTTATTGTAACCATACTGCTGTGCTTTATTGTGTTTGGCGGTGTCAAAATCATCAACAAGGTTGCACCTGCCTTCTTAATACCAGTCCTCTTTTCACTGTTGTGCATTTATCTTGGTGTTTTCATTGCACCAAGGCACAATGCTCCAA AGGGAATTACTGGGTTGAGTATAACCACATTTAAGGACAACTGGGGCTCAGAATATCAACGCACAAACAATGCTGGAGTTCCTGATCCAAATGGCTCCATATATTGGGATTTCAA TGCTTTGGTAGGCCTCTTTTTCCCAGCAGTGACTGGAATTATGGCTGGTTCGAACCGATCGGCTTCACTGAAGGACACACAACGTTCAATACCAATTGGAACATTATCTGCAACTCTTACAACAACTGCCATGTACCTGTTCTCTGTCCTTCTATTTGGAGCCTTGGCCACAAGAGAAGAGCTTCTAACTGATAG GCTTCTTACTGCTACAGTGGCATGGCCTGCTCCAGCAGTGATTTATATTGGTATTATTTTGTCTACTTTAGGCGCAGCACTGCAGAGTTTGACAGGGGCTCCAAGATTACTGGCAGCAATAGCAAATGATGACATTCTTCCAGTTCTTAATTACTTCAAGGTTTCTGAAGGGGCTGAGCCTCACTCAGCCACTTTATTCACAGCTTTCATTTGTATCTGCTGTGTGGTTATTGGCAACTTGGATTTGATTACGCCCACCATCACAATGTTTTTCCTTCTGTGCTATGCTGGTGTGAACCTGTCATGCTTTCTCCTTGACCTCCTTGATGCTCCTAGTTGGCGTCCTCGTTGGAAATTTCACCATTGGAGTTTATCACTTGTTGGTGCATTGCTTTGTGTTG TGATCATGTTTTTGATATCCTGGTCTTTTACTGTTGTCTCCCTTGCCCTTGCAAGCCTCATCTATTACTATGTGAGCTTAAAAGGTAAGGCTGGAGACTGGGGAGATGGATTTAAGAGTGCATACTTTCAATTGGCACTACGAAGTCTCAGATCATTAGGAG CAAACCAAGTGCATCCTAAGAATTGGTACCCCATTCCTCTGATATTCTGCCGTCCTTGGGGTAAACTTCCAGAAAATGTACCTTGTCATCCAAAGCTTGCAGATTTTGCCAACTGTATGAAGAAGAAGGGGCGTGGTATGTCAATTTTCGTCTCGATTATTGACGGTGATTATCATGAACTGGCCGAGGATGCAAAGACTGCTTGTCGTCAGCTGGACACTTACATTGAGTACAAACGCTGTGAGGGTGTTGCAGAGATTATTGTAGCGCCATCAATGTCTGAGGGCTTCCGCAGCATTGTTCAGACCATGGGTCTAGGTAACTTGAAGCCCAACATTATTGTGATGCGGTACCCTGAGATTTGGCGTCGCGAGAATCTGATACAGATACCGTCAACATTTGTTAGCATAATAAATGATTGCATTATTGCTAACAAAGCCGTTGTCATTGTGAAGGGCCTTGATGAGTGGCCTAATGAGTACCAGAGACAGTACGGCACTATTGACCTCTACTGGATTGTGAGAGATGGAGGATTGATGCTTCTTCTGTCTCAGCTCCTGCTCACAAAAGAGACCTTTGAAAGCTGCAAAATCCAAGTGTTCTGCATAGCAGAGGAGGATACTGATGCTGAGGAGCTGAAGGCTGACGTCAAAAAGTTCTTGTATGATCTTCGAATGCATGCTGAGGTCATCGTCGTGACTATGAAGTCATGGGAACCTCATATGGAGAGCAGTAGCAGTGGTGCTCCACAGGACGATTCTCAAGAGGCTTACACAAGTGCACAGCGAAGGATCAGCACATACCTCTCTGAGATGAAGGAAACTGCACAAAGAGAAGGACATCCACTAATGGAGGACGGAAAGCAAGTAGTTGTGAATGAACAGAAGATTGAGAAATTCCTCTATACAATGTTCAAGCTGAACTCGACAATACTTAGGTACTCCAGAATGGCAGCTGTGGTCCTCGTAAGCCTCCCTCCACCACCATTAAATCACCCTGCGTATTTCTACATGGAGTACATGGATCTGCTTGTAGAGAACGTCCCACGCATGTTGATAGTTAGGGGATACAGAAGAGATGTTGTCACATTCTTCACATGA